From one Oxobacter pfennigii genomic stretch:
- a CDS encoding GNAT family N-acetyltransferase, with the protein MRNLLAGKRVKLTAIKEFELDIVEGWFNNVEFLRYYDYLPALPMSRNTVKELIEGFENNDKYLFAVRSNDDGKIVGIAGFDDIIWSSGVATIFIGIGDDNYKGKGIGREAIRLMLDFGFNEFNFYRIQLNVLAYNEPAIRLYEGAGFIMEGALRDFVLRDGKRHDLYMYGLLKPEWINRNNNTNKNL; encoded by the coding sequence ATGAGAAACTTACTTGCAGGAAAAAGAGTGAAGCTGACGGCCATCAAGGAGTTTGAGCTTGACATTGTAGAAGGCTGGTTTAATAATGTGGAATTCTTAAGATATTATGACTATCTTCCTGCTCTTCCCATGTCGCGCAATACGGTAAAAGAACTTATAGAGGGTTTTGAAAACAACGATAAATATTTATTTGCGGTAAGGTCTAATGATGACGGAAAGATAGTAGGCATAGCAGGCTTTGATGATATAATCTGGAGCAGCGGTGTTGCTACCATTTTTATCGGTATTGGCGACGATAATTATAAAGGAAAAGGAATAGGCCGGGAAGCCATAAGACTTATGCTGGATTTCGGCTTTAATGAGTTTAATTTTTATAGAATACAGTTAAATGTATTGGCTTACAATGAGCCTGCCATAAGGTTGTATGAAGGCGCCGGCTTTATAATGGAAGGTGCCTTGAGGGATTTTGTCTTGCGGGACGGAAAAAGGCATGACCTTTATATGTATGGCTTGTTAAAGCCCGAATGGATAAACAGAAACAATAATACGAATAAAAATTTATAA
- a CDS encoding MFS transporter, with product MFGKFTRQEKSWIMYDWANSAYSAIVTASVLPIFFKSIARNAGVSANMADSYWGYATSAATLIIALMAPVLGTIGDYKNMKMKMFKVFLGVGVLSTGFLALKEHWVYLLVLYMVSVVGFTGANLFYDAFIVDVTAEDRMDLVSTYGFALGYIGGSTIPFVASIALIMFGPKIGIPTSVATRFSFIITVVWWILFSIPILKDVKQSYYVEEEKHIVINSFRRIFDTFKNIRRYKHIFLFLLAYFFYIDGVNTIIHMASVYGDSVGIDSNTLLIALLATQIVAFPCAIIYGKLAERVGNSKMILTGIITYIIICIVAYRMKTVVEFWILAMLVATSQGGIQALSRSYFSKMIPKEKANEFFGFYDIFGKFAAIMGPALYAFFSQITGHSRYGVLSVMLLFLVGGTLFIYSTVKYPHSS from the coding sequence ATGTTCGGTAAATTTACCCGTCAGGAAAAAAGCTGGATAATGTATGATTGGGCAAACTCGGCATATTCCGCTATCGTTACGGCATCCGTTTTGCCCATATTTTTTAAAAGCATAGCTAGAAATGCGGGCGTAAGTGCCAATATGGCAGATTCCTACTGGGGATATGCCACATCAGCCGCCACCCTTATAATTGCCTTGATGGCTCCTGTTTTGGGAACCATAGGGGATTATAAAAATATGAAAATGAAAATGTTTAAAGTATTTTTAGGAGTTGGCGTGTTATCCACCGGATTCCTTGCTTTAAAAGAACACTGGGTTTATTTGCTGGTGCTTTATATGGTCAGTGTTGTAGGTTTTACAGGAGCCAATCTTTTTTATGATGCCTTTATAGTGGATGTGACCGCCGAAGACCGTATGGACCTTGTATCTACCTACGGATTTGCATTGGGATATATAGGCGGCAGCACCATTCCTTTTGTCGCTTCCATAGCTCTTATTATGTTCGGGCCTAAAATAGGGATTCCAACTTCCGTCGCCACCAGATTTTCCTTTATTATAACGGTAGTTTGGTGGATACTCTTTTCCATACCCATCCTTAAGGATGTAAAACAGTCCTACTATGTTGAAGAAGAAAAACATATAGTTATAAACAGCTTCAGGAGGATTTTTGATACCTTTAAAAACATACGCCGATACAAGCATATTTTTCTTTTCCTTCTTGCATACTTTTTCTATATTGACGGGGTAAATACCATAATCCACATGGCGTCTGTCTATGGAGACAGCGTAGGAATTGACAGCAATACACTGCTTATAGCCCTTCTTGCTACTCAGATAGTAGCTTTCCCATGCGCCATTATTTACGGAAAGCTGGCAGAAAGAGTGGGAAACAGCAAGATGATTCTGACAGGCATTATAACTTATATTATAATCTGTATCGTGGCTTACAGGATGAAAACTGTAGTTGAGTTCTGGATATTAGCAATGCTTGTAGCTACTTCTCAAGGTGGAATCCAGGCATTATCCCGATCATACTTCAGTAAAATGATACCAAAGGAAAAAGCAAACGAATTTTTCGGTTTCTATGATATATTCGGTAAATTTGCAGCCATAATGGGTCCCGCCCTATACGCTTTTTTCAGCCAGATAACCGGCCACTCCCGCTATGGTGTTTTAAGCGTCATGCTATTATTCCTGGTCGGCGGTACACTATTTATCTACAGTACCGTTAAATACCCGCATTCCTCTTGA